TTGGAGTGTGGAATTTTATATATACATTTAGAAAGAATATTGCCTGACACGTTAAAACCGAGACGCATTGAAATTAAATAGTAACAGTATTTATTGTAGAACGCAATTATGAGTTTTATATATAATTAGATATTATGCCCGGACCTCATAATGTTTTATGGATGTTTGGGCATAAGGTTATGTATTTAGTGATATATTTATTTATATGTCTTGGTATTAAATTATTTTTTTTGAACGTAATTCAATTTTTAGATAAGCATAAAAAATTGGAGCTGCTATTAATCCTTCTAAGCCAAATATTGATTCTAGTATAAGCATAGATAATATAAGTTCCCAAGGATTAGCGTTAATTTTATTACCAATGATTTCAGCATTGAGAAAGTATTCTAGTTTGTGAATTAATATTAAATAAATTAACATTATAATCCCAATACCTAATGAAATAGATAAAGCAGAAATAGTAATTAGTATGTTTGATATAATATTTCCCACAATCGGTAGTAATCCAAAGAAGAAAGTAATAATGATTAAAGTTTTTCCTAATGGTAAGGGTTTTTCAAGTAATGGAAATATGATAAAAATCATAAAAGATGTGAGCAATGTATTTACTGAAGAAATTTTTATTTGCGCAAAAACTATTTTGTGGAATGCTTGTGACATATGATGTATGCGTTCTAATAGTTGGGTGACAAAATATGTATTGTGTGTATGTTTTACTCTAGATGAAGAACATGATATTAATATACCGATTATTAGTCCTATTAAAAGCGTAATAAATGCGTGTAAAAAGTTGTGGCCCATATTACGAATAAATATTATATTCGATTCTATCCAATTAAATATTTGATGTTTTAATTCTTCTGTAGTATTTGGTAAAAAATTTAGTAAAAAAAAATTATTAGGTAATCTGTTTTTCAAATCAGAAACAATTCGATTAATTTCAATAGAAATGTTCATTTGGTTTAAATCTTCTGTGAAGAAATTAGTACAATTTATAATACTAAATGTAATAACAATCATTATACTTGCAAGAATTAATATTACTGAAATCCAGCGAGCATAGATGATTTTAATAAATCGTTCGAAATGTGAAGAAAGAGATATTATAATTTCATATGTTAAAAATCCAGAAAAAAAGCATGGAAATAAACCTAATGGTATTACCATAATTATACATATGAACATTATTGCATAAGAAATAATCATTATTGATTTTTTTTG
This sequence is a window from Candidatus Blochmannia ocreatus. Protein-coding genes within it:
- a CDS encoding AI-2E family transporter — encoded protein: MIFQKKSIMIISYAIMFICIIMVIPLGLFPCFFSGFLTYEIIISLSSHFERFIKIIYARWISVILILASIMIVITFSIINCTNFFTEDLNQMNISIEINRIVSDLKNRLPNNFFLLNFLPNTTEELKHQIFNWIESNIIFIRNMGHNFLHAFITLLIGLIIGILISCSSSRVKHTHNTYFVTQLLERIHHMSQAFHKIVFAQIKISSVNTLLTSFMIFIIFPLLEKPLPLGKTLIIITFFFGLLPIVGNIISNILITISALSISLGIGIIMLIYLILIHKLEYFLNAEIIGNKINANPWELILSMLILESIFGLEGLIAAPIFYAYLKIELRSKKII